The Fibrobacter sp. UWB5 genome segment CCGTAGGCATTGGTGCATTCAAGCATTACGATTTCCTGGTATCTCATGGTGGTGGCGAAGTATATATCGAGCCGTATTTTGGTGGAACATACGATATCAACCATCGTATTTCACTTGATGTCTCGGCTTCTTTTGGCAATTGGATTAATGCGGACGATAAGCCTAGCGTAATAACAACCGCTAGCTTGGCCCTCTTGTTTAATTTCTAATTAGACAAATTGAAACATCCCTACCAGAAGTGGACGCCTATGCCAAAATAAAAGCGGTTGTACCATTCTTTTTTAACCGAAGGTGTTTCTTCTGAAGGGTTATAACCAATTGTCGCAATATCTGGAGCATAATAAATTCCCATATAGCGGAATTTAAGGGTCATGTATTCTGCGCCATGAAATTCGCCGGGCGTTTTTGACATCCAAAAACGGAAATCCGCTTGTATGCCTGCAGTATAGAGGTCGTACCCACCCGCAAACGGCTGAACCTTCAGCCACTTATTTTCATATACATCTATGCCGGCTGTAATAAAAAATGCGTCAGAAAATTCTCCTCCCACAAACATAGATGGAGTCACAATGAGCCGCGATATCTGTACGGGAACACCAAGTAACAAACTACTTTCGCTGAAACCTAATGGAAAAAATTCAAGCCCCAGGCCGCCGGTATAGAGTTTTTCTTTATAATAGTTTCGGAATTCTTTGTAACGATTTTGAGTGTCTGCGATTTCCCTAGAAACAGTTTGCAGCCACTCCGAATACTCCGATTCCGGATAGTTCTCGCAAAAGGCTTCCATTCTTATAAGCATCATTGTGGCGGCAAGCGTATCAATGTCGTTATGGAAATCAACACCTTCTTCTGATCGAATACGGATAATGTTTGCCATGCTGTCAGGGCTGATGTTCTCTGATAAGGTCTTAAGATAAATCCAGTATCCCTTATCGTACAAAATAAAATAAGGGTGCAAATCCACAAAAATGGATGCAAGATCCTTGTATTCCTGCTTTATGTTTGCCTGTGCCGCCTCGGTCATGTACCCCTTCAATTTCAAATGACGTCCTTCTTGGTCGCGCTCCGCACGATGCCAGTGATGGCGGGGGGCAATGCGGGTCTCGTTTCTTAGGTAATGGAATAGGGAATCGTTGGCGAAGGAGTATCGGACTTTTTTACGCTCTTTCATGAGCATATTCGCGAATTGCGGGACAGCCAGGTCGTAACGCCCCCGTATCAGGTTTACCTGGAGGATTTCTAGACTGTCTATCGCCGATTCCGGCACCTTTTCATACGACAATACGAGAAGGGCGCTGTCGACTTTGGCCGTATTGCCCGTCTTTAGGGCCTGCAGCAGGTCTGCGCGCGTGTTCAGCTCGCTCTGCATCTCGGCAGGGTTTACCTTTACCTTGTTGAAATCGACTTGCTCGGGACCGATGCCTTGGGCAAGCGCAAACGCTGCGAGGAGCAGGAGTGTCGATATGATTCGTGTATACGGCATCATTCTCCCAAAATAAGAAGATTTGAAAGGAATGGGTGGGCAATTAGCAATATTCCCGATAAAGTAGCCGAAAAAGGTTATTAGAACAACAAAAATGACTTGACAGAGCCATTTTACAAGGCTCCGTCACGCTTTTTCGTACAAAAAGCCCTTTTGAACAAAAAAAATTATATATTTTCCCAAAAAAGTGATTTTGTCTTTAATGAAGTTCAGGGGGGCTTTCATGAAAAATACACTTAAATATTTTTTGGGGGTATTTCTCCTATTTTCTGTTTGCGCATGGAGTAGGGCATCTGATATCCTCATCGTCGTTGACGACGAAATGATAAAAGACAAAGAAATCAAGGATGCCATAGACACCTATACAGATGACATCTGGAATACTTATCAAGTAAATGCCTCTGTCATATCTTTCAAATCCCAGAAGAACGGCGGGAAAGCCACCGACCTAAAAGAAATACTCGTAAGCAAGAAGGATTCTATCACGGGCGCCATCTTTGTTGGAGACATTCCGCGCGCTCAATTTGAATTTTACCAGAAAACAGAATATGGATTCCGATACCAACGTTGGGTAACAGACTTTTACTTCATGGACCTTGACGGTATTTGGAAAGACACGGCTGCCGGAGGCCCCGAAGCCTATGGCGGAAAGTTGTTTGAAACCACCACGACAACGTTAAACTTTGATGTACGCGATGGTTCTCCGATACCAGGGAAAGTACCGGCGGATAGTTTTTCAATTGCATATTCCGGATACATCAAATCTCCAGTCACCGCACTTTGTTCCCTGCAACTTACCACGGACAACGACAGACGCCTTTGGATTAACGATTCCCTGCTCATTGACGCATGGTTCAACAACTGGGACATTCCCTATTACAGCGCTTTTCAATTCAAGAAAGACAGTCTCTACAAATTCAAACTAAACTATGCAGAGGAATATGGCGCCGCTTATCTTACACTAAAATGGAAATGCGGGAATAATGCCTCCTATACACCGATCCCTGATTCCGTTTGGCGTCAAAATGACAAGAGCACACGCGGTCTCAACCAAACCTATTACGGAAATATTTTCATGAAAGATTCGCTCCCCGAAGAAGACATAAAGCACCTTTGGATTTCTGGAAAATCCAATGGAGTTTTTGACGGGCACTATTCCAAAAGTGGCGCAGTTTCTGATTCCTTTGAAATATGGGTTTCTCGAATTGACCCCAACACGGCAGGTTTCTACGGTAACCCAAAAACACTTTTATTGAACTATTTCGAGAAAATCCACAACTACTATCTCGGTTTGTTCAAGAAAGCTACGCGTAGTGCCATGTTCCTAACTGAGGAAGGAGGCTTAAACAAT includes the following:
- a CDS encoding PA14 domain-containing protein; amino-acid sequence: MKNTLKYFLGVFLLFSVCAWSRASDILIVVDDEMIKDKEIKDAIDTYTDDIWNTYQVNASVISFKSQKNGGKATDLKEILVSKKDSITGAIFVGDIPRAQFEFYQKTEYGFRYQRWVTDFYFMDLDGIWKDTAAGGPEAYGGKLFETTTTTLNFDVRDGSPIPGKVPADSFSIAYSGYIKSPVTALCSLQLTTDNDRRLWINDSLLIDAWFNNWDIPYYSAFQFKKDSLYKFKLNYAEEYGAAYLTLKWKCGNNASYTPIPDSVWRQNDKSTRGLNQTYYGNIFMKDSLPEEDIKHLWISGKSNGVFDGHYSKSGAVSDSFEIWVSRIDPNTAGFYGNPKTLLLNYFEKIHNYYLGLFKKATRSAMFLTEEGGLNNPLDQKFVDGLSLLYSPDSLDKSIADGQEYLDNIKSDKYDWALYGGHGGQTGLGNGLDITRVERNMCVSPRFFHFACCGPLTCYDFYGNANSASVGSEHIFNTINGGFVSIGSSKTSGSDQMDGFMYYAFEHKFIGESFREWVNERVKRNQYGHKEDLYDWFYGESIIGDPMQKLAVPEQTTTRIHKVKAQRMPQKNGKLYDLLGRIKGFFNIQ